A genomic window from Punica granatum isolate Tunisia-2019 chromosome 2, ASM765513v2, whole genome shotgun sequence includes:
- the LOC116195045 gene encoding uncharacterized protein LOC116195045 codes for MKNGSRSKFLLCFRPVVVDDVILERSSAAATVSSATIQSDTLDNRSKVCTPVLLSEPQTSHCACCWSSDGNVACCKRERETESEMEDVSGMDDVSGFGVGVLCFDLLFCLTVTVFWGRLFAILLTCTLMYLVPLRRKGDGRHLLDVKTPPEMERKRRVAIMEGLLQRNRHRKH; via the coding sequence ATGAAGAACGGCTCCAGGAGCAAGTTTCTACTCTGTTTCCGCCCAGTTGTAGTCGATGATGTGATTCTCGAACGCTCTTCCGCTGCCGCTACCGTCTCGTCTGCGACCATACAGAGTGATACCTTAGACAACCGCTCTAAGGTTTGCACTCCGGTTCTGTTATCCGAACCACAAACAAGTCACTGCGCCTGCTGTTGGTCTAGTGATGGGAACGTTGCGTGCTGTAAAAGGGAGCGAGAAACAGAGTCGGAAATGGAAGATGTGTCCGGCATGGACGATGTTTCCGGCTTTGGGGTCGGCGTACTGTGTTTTGATCTGTTGTTTTGTCTCACGGTAACGGTGTTCTGGGGGAGGCTCTTTGCGATACTCTTGACGTGTACGTTGATGTACTTAGTTCCACTTCGGAGAAAAGGCGACGGCCGCCATCTGTTGGATGTCAAAACACCGCCGGAGATGGAGAGGAAGCGGCGGGTTGCGATCATGGAAGGGCTGCTTCAGAGGAACCGTCACCGGAAGCATTGA